The Streptomyces sp. NBC_00659 genomic interval AGCGCCGGATACGGCTCGTAGCCCTGGATCAGCCGTTCCATGCCCTCGCGCAGCGCGTCCATCGACGGGTCGTCGATCGGGGTCTCCGCGTAGCGCGGCGCGTAACCCGCCGCGAGCAGCAGCGCGTTGCGCTCGCGGACCGGCACATCGAGGTGCTCGGCGAGCCGCAGCACCATTTCCTCGCTGGGGCGGGAACGGCCCGTCTCGATGAAACTGATGTGCCGGGCCGAGGACTCCGCCCGCAGGGCGAGCTCCAGTTGGCTCACCCGGCGCTGCTCCCGCCAGGCGCGCAGCAGCGGCCCGACACCGCCGTCGGTGGAGATACGCGGGACGGCGGCGGAACCGGACGGGACAGGGCTCATAGGAGGACGGTAGCCGAGGAGCGGCGCGTGAACGTTCGCCCGGGGCGGTGACCGGCGGGCACCCGTCCGGCCGCCGTGGGGAGCCGCCGCGCCCCGGGTGCCCTGCCGAGGGGGGACGGCTGTGGCACGCTGGGCGAAGGGCCCGCTCCGCTGCCTCTCGGGGCCGGTCCGCCCCCTGAGCCACCTCGGACTCACCGCCCCGCACGCCTCACCCGCCGTACGAAGGGATCACGTCCATGGCCGTCGAACCGCTGGAGCCCAAGGAGATCGAGGAGCGGCTGGCGGAGCTGCCCGGCTGGTCGCTGGACGGCGACCGGCTCGCCCGTACCTACCGGCTCGGCACACACTTCGCGGCGACCGCGATGGTCGTGCACATCGCCCAGGTGCAGGAGGAGCTCGACCACCACTCCGACCTCACCCTCGGCTACAACACGATCGCCCTCACCGTGAACACGCACAGCGTCGGCGGCGCCGTCACCGTGCTCGACTTCGATCTCGCCCGCAGGGTGGAGGAACTCGCGCCGGGACACGGGGCGAGCTGACCTCCGTGCTGGACCACGACAAGGAAGCGGACCGCTACGACGCGACGCGCGGCGGCGAACCACGTGCCGCCGCCGCGGCCGCCGTGCTCGCCCTGGTCCCCGACGATGCGCGGGGCCCTTCGCAGGAACTGAACTCGTGCGAACCGAACCGAACCGGACCGGGCCAGGGCCCGGGGTCAGAGGGGCTTCCTCCGGGTGAAGTCCATGGTCCAGTTCGTCAGCCAGGTGTTCTCCCCGTCCACGGAGAAGGCCTGTTCCCAGCGAGCCGTCGTCTCCGAGATCCCCGACCACACGAACCGCACCCGCACGTCCTTCCCGTCATGGGTGTCGTCGCCGTGGAACTCCCCGCGTCCGTCCGGTCCGAACCGCCCGAGCACCGGCGGGAACAGCCGGCCGCTGCGGCTGGACGACCAGTTCAGCGACCACCGCCCGGTCTCCACGTCGAAGAGCCGCAGCGTCAGGCCCGTCCATCCCTGGCTCGGCACGTCGATCTCGTCGATGTTCGCGGCGCCGCGGAACAGGTCCCAGCAGCGGCTGACCGCGGAGAACTCCTCCCAGTCGCTCTCCGGGTCGAGAAAGTCCGTACGACGGCGGTTGACGACGTCCCAGTCGCCGTGGAGGAAGTCGAAGTCGTTCAGGGCCGGCACGTTGTCCCGGACGTCGTTCATGCGCGGTCTCCTGTGGTTCCTTCAGGCAGGGAGTCGGTCAAGTAGGCGGCCAGGTCGGGTACTTCGGAGGCGAGCAGATGCCGTACCCAGGCGTCCCGCTCGTGCAGGACCGGCGGCAGCTCCCAGACGCAGCCGATCCAGGGGAGGTCCGTGATGACGAAGTGCGCCGGGTCGCGGTCGGGGCAGCCCAGCACCTGCTGGCCCGCGGCGGCCCCCCGGAAGTGCAGGACGTTGTCCCACACCCAGCTGTACGCGTTGAGATAGGCGCCGTCGTCTGCGCCCCGGTGCAGGACGACGAACGTGGCCGGCGGGGTGCCGTCCGGCTCGGGAAGCAGCCGCGGCAGGATCGCGTAGGCCGCCCTTTCGACCTCCGGCTCGATACCGGCGGGGTCCGCGGTCACGTGATACCGCTTGATCCGCCGCCCCGCCATCTCGATGGGCGGCGGCACGGTCAGGAACTTCTCCCTGAAGGGCGCACGGGCGGGGGACGCGTCCGAGGCTGTGGAAGCCCCGGAGCCGCCGGAACCGTCGGAAGCCCCGGAAGCCCCGGAAGCCCCGGACGTATCGGATGCCCCGGAGGGCGCTGAGGCCGACACCACCGCCGGAGCGGTGGACGGCGTGGAGGTAGCTGAAGCCATGGCAGGGACGCTAGGCCCGCTTCACTGACACCATGTGTCAGTGAAGTCCAGCCGTCTCATCTCGATCCTGCTGCTGCTCCAGACCCGGGGCAGACTCACCGCCGCCCAGCTCGCCGCGGAACTGGAGGTGTCGGTACGGACGGTGTACCGGGACGTCGAGGCACTGAGCGCGGCGGGCGTCCCGCTCTACGGCGACGCGGGGCACGAAGGCGGCTACCGCCTCCTCGACGGCTACCGCACCCGCCTCACCGGCCTCACCACCGAGGAAGCCGAGGCCCTGTTCCTCGCCGGGATACCCGGGCCCGCCGCCGAACTCGGACTCGGCGCGGTGCTCGCCGCGGCCCAGCTCAAGGTGCGTGCCGCCCTGCCGCACGAACTGCGCGAGCACGCGGACCGGGTGAGCGGCCGCTTCCACCTGGACGCGCCGGGCTGGTACGCGGACGCCGACAAGACCCCGTACCTCACCGCGGTCGCCGACGCCGTCTGGAACGGCCGGGTCCTCGACGTCCGCTACCGCCGCTGGCGCGAACCCACCGACGTGGACCGCCGCCTGGAACCGTACGGTCTCGTCCTGAAGGCGGGGCGCTGGTACGTCGTCGCGGGTCCGGGTCCGCGCACCTACCGGGTGGACCAGATTCTCGAACTGCGCACCTCGGAAGCGGAGTTCACCCGGCCCGAGGGATTCGATCTGGCGGAGTA includes:
- a CDS encoding helix-turn-helix transcriptional regulator, which translates into the protein MKSSRLISILLLLQTRGRLTAAQLAAELEVSVRTVYRDVEALSAAGVPLYGDAGHEGGYRLLDGYRTRLTGLTTEEAEALFLAGIPGPAAELGLGAVLAAAQLKVRAALPHELREHADRVSGRFHLDAPGWYADADKTPYLTAVADAVWNGRVLDVRYRRWREPTDVDRRLEPYGLVLKAGRWYVVAGPGPRTYRVDQILELRTSEAEFTRPEGFDLAEYWTAYQRDFHERLHRAEAVVRIAPGTVLSGLAGRAVAVDGRTDKQGWTCATVPVESLEQAHDDFLRLGTAVEVLEPPELRARIAETVAELARRYA
- a CDS encoding 4a-hydroxytetrahydrobiopterin dehydratase, translating into MAVEPLEPKEIEERLAELPGWSLDGDRLARTYRLGTHFAATAMVVHIAQVQEELDHHSDLTLGYNTIALTVNTHSVGGAVTVLDFDLARRVEELAPGHGAS